AATGAAACAAAAGGTTTTCCTATTATCTTTGGTCCTTATGTCCATGCTCTTTATCGCTGTTTCCTCAGTCAATGCCACACTCAGAAATGACGCGGAACGGGCAAGGGAATTCATGCGGACCGGCAGGTATCCCCTTGCAATTGACTTGCTAAAAAAAGGGATAAACCTCAAACCGGCTGATGCTGAAGCTCGCTTTCAATTGGGTATCTGTTACATAAGAACCGGCAACTTCAGTGGAGCTGACGATCTGTTTGGCAGGGCCGTCCGCCTGAACCCGAAATACGGATATCTAGTCGGAATGCAATACATGAAAGCCGGAAGTGAGGAGTTAGAAAAGGGCCATATAGGAAAAAGCCGAATCCTTTTTCAAAAGGCAGTTCAGTATCAGCCGGACCTTAAAGAAGGCATTGCCAAAAAGGCATTCAGTCAAGGAAAAAGGCTTTTTGATCAAGGACAATATCAAGCGGCAGACGGGAGATTTTCCGTGGCCAACTGTTTCAATGGATCCTTTGGCAATGAAATCTGTGGCATGTATTTTGAACTCGGGAATTCTGCGGATGATACAAGGTGTATCGATTTCTATTTACTGGCGAACTGCTATTGCAACACACATAATGAAGAGATTGGGCTAAGATTACTGCAGATAGGCAAACGTCATTCTTCTAAACAGTGGAGAGACAAATACAAATCAGAAGCCGCCAGGTATGTTGACAAAGAAACAATTGAAACAGTATTTCCCCCACCGTCCTGGAAGACTGTCCATGCTTCCGCCTATATCGGAAAAGGCTATGACAACAATGACAGTCCCAGATATCATGTGAGCACCGTTGAATTCGGTAAACAGGTTAAATTCGGGGATAAGATCATTGTTCAAACCGATGGAACATTCAGAATCTGGGATGCAGGCTGGAACGAATACATATACCGTTGCGAGACTATTTCCAGAAACAGGGCAACGGGAGGACCTTTCTATGTGGAAGGCCCGAAAGACAAGAAGATAACTGTAATAATTCAAAGATATTATTAGAAATTCATGCCAAGATTCATGAACAACGTGACATCTGCCGTAGCATCGCAGGAGTCAAATATGTCTTCTACACAACCGGCCTGCACAAAGATTTTTCCTCTTGTTTGATAATTCAGACCGATCAGCAACTCACAGATCCTCCTGTCCAACACCTCAACACCTGTCTGTTCAAATGGCCGGGTCAGATAGTACATTTGAGACAAGATAGAAAACCGAGGACTAAGGGCGTATTCGACACCCAACAGGAGGGTATAAAACTCTTTAAGGGAAAGGCCCACATCATCAAAGGCCTCGCCAGGAAATGTCACATCTGCGTTGAAATAAAGGCTCAAACGTTTGACATCCTT
The sequence above is drawn from the Deltaproteobacteria bacterium genome and encodes:
- a CDS encoding tetratricopeptide repeat protein is translated as MKQKVFLLSLVLMSMLFIAVSSVNATLRNDAERAREFMRTGRYPLAIDLLKKGINLKPADAEARFQLGICYIRTGNFSGADDLFGRAVRLNPKYGYLVGMQYMKAGSEELEKGHIGKSRILFQKAVQYQPDLKEGIAKKAFSQGKRLFDQGQYQAADGRFSVANCFNGSFGNEICGMYFELGNSADDTRCIDFYLLANCYCNTHNEEIGLRLLQIGKRHSSKQWRDKYKSEAARYVDKETIETVFPPPSWKTVHASAYIGKGYDNNDSPRYHVSTVEFGKQVKFGDKIIVQTDGTFRIWDAGWNEYIYRCETISRNRATGGPFYVEGPKDKKITVIIQRYY